Proteins encoded in a region of the Coffea eugenioides isolate CCC68of chromosome 4, Ceug_1.0, whole genome shotgun sequence genome:
- the LOC113768421 gene encoding uncharacterized protein LOC113768421: protein MDLGCFDMGCIETERKDASPEKESSSSSTSSSDSVMATSKIGKQNKAVKESGQSNWNVLNKCTSQIRKPPHRRTSPLNWFPRKKVDSYLKRKIKLLQEVDGMNLTLDETLGDSNPHYSRVLREKIAVKEAASKAIEARKAAMVEASWCRILKAARIDCKGAEVHMFEAEKTAAEAFEAATALGVTMYDIKDCPQKRCKIETTAAKGGDSSTHTVSASFETPFEVDKQVACAVKAALTKLANCPSIKKDDFRELLRKISQNPDSDQNFQDFSEFSSECESDTGSDFEKEISGVMQKEYKESQVSQKFNMTKLEEMMLERLEGLQEDELASLATIVATCGLNAALAEVEGYKKHNLDSAAANHYSRLHACSRLSISGAGSVSKSNIEDQLKKKMSETEFPSLDKFLVKRLTRLEKEVLEAKNARMKEANNLSEQKLDNKPDDDRLLCSLDYTSSDHNNPDSGSNLQRTSPMIELEIEQAMKKSGEMFKEDHKNVGKDTSVSDLGTILVKHSSKLQKEIEEARRNEKCSKMNTKKVDRFCPAKQDITELPSLDKFLVKHVSRLEKEVQEAKSRRNFEPLEGGKVAESRKARSLTSSGVPEETLSLSARDDAPEGTESIDLNKNVLGEDKQPSLKAAQELSHEGEYNGLKEAGNCHHKILATPDNVGQMGDTVEEVSSRSHRYIQKQDLRNGGNGTTDFESLDKVLVKHVSRLEREKMEFKAKEKEATKVKRKDSKKGLNEGGGQEGSLDQVLVIHRSRLEREKMAAAQQSEEEAAMSVLRKDTKKELDKYGGQESSLDQVLVKHKSRFEREMMVAAAQQSEDHIRHSVAHREARQKELQEAWGGMSLENSMRPHLSRLQRDKAAWLKAEEEERRRAVETS, encoded by the exons CAAAATAAAGCAGTTAAAGAATCTGGACAGTCCAATTGGAATGTCTTAAACAAATGTACATCACAGATTAGAAAGCCGCCTCATCGGAGAACTTCACCTCTAAACTGGTTCCCTCGGAAGAAGGTGGACTCATActtgaaaaggaaaataaaattgcTGCAG GAAGTAGATGGAATGAATTTAACTCTGGATGAGACTTTGGGTGATTCAAATCCTCATTACTCAAGAGTACTAAGAGAAAAAATTGCAGTAAAGGAGGCTGCAAGTAAGGCAATTGAGGCTCGAAAGGCTGCAATGGTTGAAGCATCTTGGTGCAGAATACTTAAAGCAGCAAG GATAGACTGTAAAGGTGCAGAAGTTCACATGTTCGAAGCAGAAAAAACTGCAGCAGAGGCATTTGAAGCTGCAACTGCCCTTGGTGTAACCATGTATGACATAAAAGATTGCCCTCAAAAGCGTTGCAAAATTGAGACAACAGCTGCTAAAGGAGGAGATTCGTCTACTCATACTGTTTCAGCATCTTTTGAAACTCCATTTGAGGTGGATAAACAAGTAGCTTGTGCAGTAAAGGCAGCATTAACCAAGCTTGCAAATTGTCCTTCCATAAAGAAGGATGACTTCAGAGAACTCCTACGTAAAATCAGTCAGAATCCAGATTCTGATCAAAACTTCCAGGACTTCTCGGAGTTCTCTTCTGAATGTGAATCAGATACTGGATCAGATTTTGAGAAAGAAATTTCTGGAGTGATGCAAAAGGAATACAAGGAAAGTCAAGTGTCTCAAAAGTTTAATATGACTAAACTTGAGGAAATGATGCTGGAAAGGCTTGAAGGTTTGCAAGAAGATGAGCTTGCTTCACTTGCGACTATAGTAGCAACTTGTGGTCTGAATGCTGCTCTTGCTGAAGTAGAAGGTTATAAGAAGCATAATTTAGACAGTGCTGCTGCTAATCATTACTCACGTCTTCATGCTTGTAGCAGATTGTCCATTTCTGGAGCAGGATCAGTAAGCAAATCTAACATTGAGGATCAGTTGAAGAAAAAGATGTCTGAAACAGAATTTCCAAGCCTGGACAAGTTTCTGGTGAAGCGACTTACAAGACTTGAAAAGGAGGTGCTAGAAGCAAAAAATGCTAGGATGAAAGAAGCTAACAATTTGAGTGAGCAGAAGCTAGACAATAAGCCTGATGATGATAGGTTATTATGCTCACTTGATTACACAAGTTCAGACCATAACAACCCAGACTCTGGAAGTAATCTTCAGAGGACTTCTCCAATGATTGAACTGGAAATTGAACAGGCCATGAAGAAATCAGGGGAAATGTTTAAAGAGGATCACAAGAATGTTGGTAAAGATACCAGTGTGTCTGACTTGGGTACTATTCTAGTGAAGCATTCTTCTAAGCTTCAGAAGGAGATTGAAGAGGCGAGGAGAAATGAAAAATGTTCCAAAATGAATACCAAAAAAGTGGACAGATTCTGTCCTGCAAAGCAAGATATTACAGAATTGCCCAGTCTAGACAAGTTTCTGGTAAAACATGTATCTAGACTGGAAAAGGAGGTCCAGGAAGCAAAGAGCAGAAGAAATTTTGAGCCACTTGAAGGTGGCAAGGTTGCTGAGAGCAGAAAGGCTAGATCTTTGACTTCTTCTGGAGTCCCAGAAGAAACTTTATCATTATCGGCAAGAGACGATGCTCCTGAGGGGACCGAAAGCATTGACTTGAACAAGAATGTCCTTGGAGAGGATAAGCAACCATCCTTGAAGGCAGCACAAGAGTTGTCACATGAAGGTGAATATAATGGATTGAAAGAAGCAGGAAATTGTCATCACAAGATCCTTGCTACACCAGATAATGTTGGTCAAATGGGCGATACAGTGGAAGAAGTATCATCGAGAAGTCACCGCTATATCCAGAAACAAGATTTGAGAAATGGAGGAAATGGTACAACAGActttgaaagtttggataagGTTTTAGTGAAGCATGTGTCAAGGTTGGAAAGAGAGAAAATGGAGTTTAAGGCCAAGGAAAAAGAAGCAACGAAGGTTAAGAGGAAGGACTCCAAGAAAGGGTTAAATGAGGGGGGTGGTCAAGAGGGCAGCTTGGATCAGGTTCTGGTTATACACAGGTCCAGACTTGAAAGAGAAAAGATGGCAGCTGCTCAGCAATCAGAGGAAGAAGCAGCAATGAGTGTTCTGAGGAAGGACACCAAGAAAGAGTTAGACAAGTATGGTGGCCAGGAAAGCAGCTTGGATCAGGTTTTGGTTAAACACAAGTCTAGATTTGAAAGAGAAATGATGGTGGCAGCTGCTCAGCAATCAGAGGATCACATTAGGCATTCAGTTGCTCACAGAGAGGCAAGGCAGAAAGAGCTACAAGAAGCATGGGGAGGCATGAGCCTTGAAAATTCTATGCGTCCTCATCTCTCTAGGCTTCAAAGGGACAAG GCTGCTTGGCTTAAAGCTGAAGAAGAGGAAAGGAGAAGAGCTGTGGAGACATCCTGA